In the Candidatus Eisenbacteria bacterium genome, GAGAGCCATCCTCCCCATCCCCCCGAAAGGCCCGTCAAGCCCCTCTCCCGGCGGGCCGATCCGTAGGAGGAGGACGTATCGGGGGCGCGCGCCGCGCGCCCATGACGGGGGAGCCATGATCGACGCGTATCTCGTGGATGACGCTCTTCGGGACCCGCGGACGGCGGAGTTCGTCGATGCGGCGGGCCGGCTGTACGGCGGGCCGGTCGAGGTTCTCGACGCCGTCGGCGGGCTCGTGGCGGCGGCGGCGGTTCCCCCCGGCGCCCCCCCCCCGATCGCCTGCGAACGCCCGATTCGGATCGGCCGGGAGACGGTGGGGCTGGTGCGGGTGCGGGAGGGGCGCGGCGACGGGGAGGACGCGGCTCGGGTCGCCGATCTGGTCGCCGCCTTCGCGGAGAGCGCCGTCGATTCGATTTTCCGCATCGACAACCTCGCCGGCGAGGTGAACGAGCGCTATGAGGAGATCAACCTCCTCTACGGGCTCGGCCGCGATCTGAGCGCTCTCTTCGACGAGGAAAAGATCGGCCGCAAGGTCCTGGAGAGGCTCGGCATGGTCCTTCCGGTCCGGGGAGCGTGGTTCCTGCTGATCGACGGGGCCGATTTCCGCGTCGCCGCCCGCAGCGTCGCCCGAACGGCGGCGGAGGGCGGCTGCGCGCGGCCCGGAACGAGGATCCCGGCGGATGGGGGGCTTTTCGCGCGCCTCCTGCGGGAGCGCCGCGCGATTCAGATCGACGACCCGGCCGACGTGGCGGACGCGGCCGCGATTCTCGGCTTCGATCCCTCCGCGCGTTCGATCCTGGCGGCCCCGCTGATTCGCCCCGTCGAAAAGGGAGAGGAATCGATTCGGGGGGCGATCGTTCTCGTCGCAAAAGAGGGCGGCGGCGATTTTCTCTCCGGCGACCAGAAGATCGTCGCCACCATCGCCGTCCAGGCCGCGATCGCCATCGGCAACACACGCATGGCGGGACAGCTCGAGTCGGCCGCCCGGATCCGGCGGGACCTGGAAATCGCCCGGGAGATCCAGGCCTCCCTCCTCCCCGCCCATCCTCCGGCCATCGACGGGGCGAACGTGGCGGGGCGCTGCGTCACCGCCGCCAAGGTGGGGGGCGACTATTACGATTTCGTCCCCGGTAGGAACGGATCGCTCAACATCCTTCTCGGCGATGTGGCGGGGCACAACGTGGGATCCGCGCTGCTCATGACCGCGCTACGCGCCACGCTGCGCGCCGCCGCCGCCGAGTCGGCCCAGCCGGGCGTGATGCTGGAGAAGGCGAACCGTCTTCTCTATCGCGATCTCGACCGCGCGAACAGCCTCGTGTCCATCTTCGCCGCCCGCTATATACCGGAGGGGAGACGACTCCTCTACTCCAACGCCGGCCACAATCCGCCCCTGCTCCTTCGCCACGGCACCGACTGGGTCGATCGCCTCGACACGGAGGGGTTGATCGCCGGCGTGGTGGAGGAGGCGACGCACGACGTGGGCCTCCGCGACCTGAACCGCGGGGACAGAATCCTTTTCTACACCGACGGGCTCGTGGAGGCGCGCGGTCCGGATGGGTTCCCCTTCGGCGAGGAACGGCTCGAAGCGGCCCTTCGGGAAGTGCGCGCGCTTTCCGCGGAGGGGATCCTGGACGCGGTGTTCCAAGCCGTGGAGAGGCACGTCGCCGGCGAGCGCTACGCCGACGACGTCACCGTGGTCGCCCTCGCCGTGGAATGACCGGCCCGCCCGCATCTCCGCCCTTCCCTGCGAATCATGCGAACCCGCCCGGGATTTTCGAGTTATCGCGGAACGAGCCAGGTGCCGGACAGAATGTCTTGCACGCCCCTTTCCGGCCGGAGCGTGCCCAGGATCACCGCCCCCGCCCAGAAGAGAACGAGGGCGATCTCCACGGGGAAGAACACGGCGGCCGCGGCGGAGCGGGCGGTGTGAAACCAAAGATGGGCGATCAGGAGAAGGGAGAGCACGAAGGCGGGGGACCAGGAGAGGATCGTCCGCCGCAGTCCCCGCCCGCGCCGGGCGGGCCGTCCCGAACCGTCCACCACCGCGATGCCGAAGGGACGGAAGAGGGCTCCGCCCGGATGCGCCAAGCTCGAGAGAAGGGCGAGGATGCCGATGAAGAGTCCGGTGAAACCGATTCCGGCGATCGATGCCTGAAGTGTTTCCCGGAGGATGTTGTTCGATGAGGCGATCCGCTCCTCCTCGGCCCGCAGGAAAGGGTCGAGACGTGCGCGGGCGGCGGCGACCTCCTCGGCGGTCGGATCTCCCGCCCGGCGGATCGCCTCCTCGCCGAGGGCGCGTCGCGATTCGTTGATGTATCCGTTTCCGGAGAGATAGGTCGCGTCGGTCTCCCAGAAGTCCGCCTCACCGAAGCGGGCGCCGAACTCGGCGGCGAGGATCCTTTCCAGCGCCGCGCGATCCTCCGGTCCGTCCGGCCTCCCCGCGGCTCCTTCCCGGGAAGCGGAGGGCTCCGCTCTTTCGATCGCCCTCAGGTAGGTTTTCAGCCACAGGTGATCCGGGTGGTTCTTCTCCCACATCGCCATGTGATTGCCGGTGATCGTGGCGCCGGCGGCCATCATCAGAATCACCGAAAGGGGGATCAGAATGTGGCCGAGCCGCCGCCAACGCGAAAGGGCGATTCCCTCCAACGAATAAGCGACCAGCGCCCGCAGGAGATCCCCCGGTCCCTCCCAGGATTTCGCGCCGAGCCGATCGACCAGGCGGGTGGCGGTGAGGGGAAGGGGCGCCGCGCGTCGGTCGCCTCCTTCGGGGGCGGCGGCGCCGCGCAGCGACGAAGAGACGATCCGGTGAAGGAACGACTGGACCTGCTCGAAATCGCCGGGATCGATCTCGTCCGCGGGCCCGCCGGAAAAATCGGCCGCCGTCGGCGCGGGAAAATCGAGGAGAACCGCCCTCCCCTTCGCCTCGATCCAGACCCGATCCGTTCCCACCCTCTCCGGGAGGGTTCCGCTCCTCCGCCCCTCCTCGAATTCCGTCGCCAGATCGAGAAGCCAGCGCCGCGTCTCTTTCCAGGGGCGGGCCCGGCGGGCGGCGTCGGGAAAGGCCCACCCGTCCGGCGCCTGATAGGCGTCCCAGTTCCCTGCGCCCCCGCGCCGTCCGGTGAGCCACCGGAGTCTCCCCGGGCGCGCGATATCCCTCCGCGCCGCCGGAACGGGGGGCGTCCCCGGAGGAACACGAACGATCCAGATCCGGCGATCGAGCTGCTCGTCGTAACCGAGCAGAACCCTCTCGTTCTCCGTCCCCCCGATCTCGCCGATGACCGAGTAGGGCCCGATCCTTTCGGGCGTCGCGGAGACGAATGCATCCGGTTCTCGGGAAACGATGGCGGCCGTCTCCCGGCGGGGAGTGCGATGGACCACGCGTGTTCCGGAGAGCAACTCGTGAATCCCCGCGAATCCGTTGCTCCGCCGCGCCCGGATGAAGAGCAGGAGAATGACGACCATTGAGAGGGCGTCGAGCGAACTCGAAACGAGGGTGAAGTTCCGCACTCCACCCGAGTAGATGGGGATTCCAAGGAGCGGTACGGCCGCGTGGACGGCGAAGACCGCCGCACGGACCGCCGCGCGCCGGACACCCGGTTTCCCGCCGTCCGGTCCCACCGTGCGGAGGCCGCACATCCACTTCCCCACCGTCGTTCCCGTGAGCCCCTCGAGCAGAACGCCGTAAAGAAGGAAGAGGAAGATCGAGTAGAGGATGAATTGCGGGGCCGGCCCCCCTGCGCGCTCCTGCGCGCCCTGGACGGCGTTGTAGAAGGAGAGGCCCGGGACGGGGATGAGCCGGAGGAACACATCGACGATTAAAATGTCGACGATCCCGGCGGCGAGCCGGATTCCCGGTGCCGCCGGTGTTGACGCGGAAGGGGCGAAACGGCGGAGCGAGCGGATGAAAGCGTCCCAATCCGCGAAACGCCGCTCCGGCGACTTGGCGAGGCAGCGAAGAACGAAATCGCTCAGCGCCTTCGGTATCTTCGGTCTCGCCGCCCGGGGGGGCTCCGGCGGCCGCTCCAGAATCGCCGCGAGAAGGGCCACGCCCTTCGCCTCCTCGAAGGGGGTCCGCCCGGTGAGCAGGTAGTACAGCGTCGCGCCGAGCGAGTAGATGTCGGAGCGGACGTCCATCTCGCCGCCGCGCACCTGTTCCGGCGACGCGAAAGCGGGGGTGCCGATGAAGGATCCCTCGGTCGTCAGTTTGGTCTCCTCCGGCGCGCTCACCGAAAGGGAGAGGCCGAAGTCGCCGATCTTGACCTTTCCGTCCCCGTCGATGAAACAGTTGGACGGCTTGATGTCCCGGTGGAGAATACCCGCCTCGCCGGCGGAGCGGAGGCCGGCGGCGAGTTGAAGGACCGCGTCGACCGCTTCCTCGTGGGCCATCGGTCCGCGTTTCTCCACGCGCTCTTCCAGGGTGCCTCCCCGCACCAGCTCCATCGAGATGAGGAGCGCTCCCTCCGTTTCTTCCGTGCCGAAGATGTAGACGCTGTTCGGATGGTTGAC is a window encoding:
- a CDS encoding SpoIIE family protein phosphatase, producing MIDAYLVDDALRDPRTAEFVDAAGRLYGGPVEVLDAVGGLVAAAAVPPGAPPPIACERPIRIGRETVGLVRVREGRGDGEDAARVADLVAAFAESAVDSIFRIDNLAGEVNERYEEINLLYGLGRDLSALFDEEKIGRKVLERLGMVLPVRGAWFLLIDGADFRVAARSVARTAAEGGCARPGTRIPADGGLFARLLRERRAIQIDDPADVADAAAILGFDPSARSILAAPLIRPVEKGEESIRGAIVLVAKEGGGDFLSGDQKIVATIAVQAAIAIGNTRMAGQLESAARIRRDLEIAREIQASLLPAHPPAIDGANVAGRCVTAAKVGGDYYDFVPGRNGSLNILLGDVAGHNVGSALLMTALRATLRAAAAESAQPGVMLEKANRLLYRDLDRANSLVSIFAARYIPEGRRLLYSNAGHNPPLLLRHGTDWVDRLDTEGLIAGVVEEATHDVGLRDLNRGDRILFYTDGLVEARGPDGFPFGEERLEAALREVRALSAEGILDAVFQAVERHVAGERYADDVTVVALAVE
- a CDS encoding protein kinase, giving the protein MNNDKHPTDDRPNGAPPEPEAGDTVLYRPPDPSSRSSTAAGSFPPDAMFFFGNRVGSFRVLRFLGRGGMGEVYEAEQVDTGRRVALKAMRANPRRSPLEKKRFEREGQLAAAVNHPNSVYIFGTEETEGALLISMELVRGGTLEERVEKRGPMAHEEAVDAVLQLAAGLRSAGEAGILHRDIKPSNCFIDGDGKVKIGDFGLSLSVSAPEETKLTTEGSFIGTPAFASPEQVRGGEMDVRSDIYSLGATLYYLLTGRTPFEEAKGVALLAAILERPPEPPRAARPKIPKALSDFVLRCLAKSPERRFADWDAFIRSLRRFAPSASTPAAPGIRLAAGIVDILIVDVFLRLIPVPGLSFYNAVQGAQERAGGPAPQFILYSIFLFLLYGVLLEGLTGTTVGKWMCGLRTVGPDGGKPGVRRAAVRAAVFAVHAAVPLLGIPIYSGGVRNFTLVSSSLDALSMVVILLLFIRARRSNGFAGIHELLSGTRVVHRTPRRETAAIVSREPDAFVSATPERIGPYSVIGEIGGTENERVLLGYDEQLDRRIWIVRVPPGTPPVPAARRDIARPGRLRWLTGRRGGAGNWDAYQAPDGWAFPDAARRARPWKETRRWLLDLATEFEEGRRSGTLPERVGTDRVWIEAKGRAVLLDFPAPTAADFSGGPADEIDPGDFEQVQSFLHRIVSSSLRGAAAPEGGDRRAAPLPLTATRLVDRLGAKSWEGPGDLLRALVAYSLEGIALSRWRRLGHILIPLSVILMMAAGATITGNHMAMWEKNHPDHLWLKTYLRAIERAEPSASREGAAGRPDGPEDRAALERILAAEFGARFGEADFWETDATYLSGNGYINESRRALGEEAIRRAGDPTAEEVAAARARLDPFLRAEEERIASSNNILRETLQASIAGIGFTGLFIGILALLSSLAHPGGALFRPFGIAVVDGSGRPARRGRGLRRTILSWSPAFVLSLLLIAHLWFHTARSAAAAVFFPVEIALVLFWAGAVILGTLRPERGVQDILSGTWLVPR